The DNA region GTTGATATTGGTAAAAAACTCAAGCTATCAGAATCTGCCGTGAGAAGAAGAGTCAAAAATCTCACCGACAATCAGATAATCAAAAAATTCACAATAGAAATTGGCGAGAAAAATTCTACCAAGGCAATTGTACTCATATCAGTGGAATCATCAATGGACACATCAAAAGTTTCTGCAAGACTCACCAAATTAGACGGGGTTAAGACAGTATACGAAATCACAGGACAGTACGACATTGCAGTAATAATTTCATCTCCAAACATCACAGAGATTAATCTGGCAATTGATTCACTACGCAAAGTGCCTGGTGTATCCGACACGAACACCGTAATAATACTGCGCGAAGTAACGTAAAGCGAAATTCGAGTCAGTTTTTTCGCTTCTAGCCGAAATTCACCTTTTTTACTCTGATTTATGCCGTTTTTAGTACGAATTGTTTATAACTAGTATTACGGCTTGCTATCTCTGCAATGAGTGACCCAAACTATTACGCACACCTGCACAACGAGTATGACAAAAAGCCTCGAAGAATCCACGTATTGGACAGTACGCTTCGAGAGGGCGAACAGCACCCAGGTGTGACATTTACCAACAAGCAGAGAATCCAAATTGCATGGATGCTTGATTATTTTGGCGTAGACCAAATTGAGATTTCACCAGTAGTATCTGAAGATCATTTTGAGGCGACAAAGACAATCATCAAGCAAGGCCTGAAGGCAGATATTGTAGCGCATGTTCGCGCACTAAAGGAAGACGTAGACGTTGCACTAAAATGTGACCCAAAATGGACTGCAACCTATCTTGGAATATCAGATATTCACATGAAGGATAAGCTAAGAATTACAAGAGAAGAGGCATTGCGCAGAGCGGTAGAGACAGTAGAATATGCAAAATCACATGGCCTAAAAATGAGATTCACTGTAGAGGACGGTTCCCGTGCAGACCCGGAATTTCTGCTTAAAGTATGCAAGGCAATCGAGGAGGCCGGCGTTGACAGAATTAGTCTGCCAGATACTGTAGGAATAATGAGACCAAAAGGTATGTTCAACTTTGTAAAAATGGTAAAAGAAAAAATTAAAGTCCCGCTAGATGTGCACTGCCACAATGATATTGGCCTAGCCGTTGCAAACGCATTTGCAGGAATTGATGCAGGGGCAGACCAAATTCACACCACAATAGACGGAATTGGCGAGAGAACAGGCATACCGTCTTTGGCAGAAGTTGCAGTTGCAATG from Nitrososphaerota archaeon includes:
- a CDS encoding 2-isopropylmalate synthase, whose translation is MSDPNYYAHLHNEYDKKPRRIHVLDSTLREGEQHPGVTFTNKQRIQIAWMLDYFGVDQIEISPVVSEDHFEATKTIIKQGLKADIVAHVRALKEDVDVALKCDPKWTATYLGISDIHMKDKLRITREEALRRAVETVEYAKSHGLKMRFTVEDGSRADPEFLLKVCKAIEEAGVDRISLPDTVGIMRPKGMFNFVKMVKEKIKVPLDVHCHNDIGLAVANAFAGIDAGADQIHTTIDGIGERTGIPSLAEVAVAMTYLYRSPNDFRLDMLTDLSRLIEEYTGIPPYDSKPIVGPTAYKHKAGTHLAAILRNPAAYEPIPPRIVGNRRRIVFGELAGKSGSAYLMSILGLPKDDNQAKAVAAGLKNLRMGDLLEIPLDNKLERKIINDVKDSKD
- a CDS encoding Lrp/AsnC family transcriptional regulator — translated: MYKDKVDDEILKILKDDSRESFVDIGKKLKLSESAVRRRVKNLTDNQIIKKFTIEIGEKNSTKAIVLISVESSMDTSKVSARLTKLDGVKTVYEITGQYDIAVIISSPNITEINLAIDSLRKVPGVSDTNTVIILREVT